The Rhodothermales bacterium sequence ACAGCCGGCGACAGCATGGTCTCCAAGGATCCGGTACGGGCCTCCGCATTCGCACGTAGTGTTGGAGCGGGTTGGTATGTACTGGGACGCATTTCGCAGCTGGACGATCACATTCAGGTAATTCCAAGACTGTATCGCACTTCGGGAGAGGGATCGTTCGATCTGGCCATAATCTCCATGCAACATGTCGACCAGATTCGGCATGTTGCAGACACATTGGCTCAGCGTATCGTCGGAACTGTACTCGACCGCCCGGACATCCGAATTGCCAGCTTCGCCTCACAATCGACCAGCTCACCAATTGCGTTTCGACATTTCTTGAGAGGGCAGCATTTCTTCAAAGAAAAACAGTATGAAGAGGCTGCCGAAGCCTTCGAACTGGCCCTGACGACGGATTCCACCTTTGCCCTTGCCGCTTTTCAATATGCGCAGAATTATTTCTACCTATACCAGGATGATGTCGACTTCCAACAACGCCTTTATCGTCAGGCGGAACGTCATCTCGACAAACTTCCCATTGCTCTGAGGTGGCTCGTGCAAGCGGAGGTCAGTGCTTTTGCTCATGGCGAGCTCAATAAGGCGGAGCCCTTGTACAGGAAATACCTGTCCAAATATCCGGACGATGGGTATGCACTCATCACGTTCGGTGATTTCCTATTTCATTTCAATCCACTCCGCGGACGATCGGTGAGTGAAGCTAAGGAGTATCTCGAAAAAGGATATCGGATTGTTCGTAGCGACCAAGACGATGCGCTTTTGCATCTAGGATTCTTCGCAGTTCGAGAAAACGATATGCAGCGATATCTATGGGTTACAACACAAGCCGACTCGATTAGGGGAACGCAAGAAGAAGAAGGTATATTCCATCTTCCCCTCTACAGGGACATGATTCAAACAAAGCCAGAGGAGAGAGGTCCCATGATTGATATTCTGGCACAAGTGCCCGACAATTTACTTACACAGGCTCTGTATTTAAGCGCGAGAGATATCCCTGGCTCGATTCGTTCAAATATATTCAACCCTGAACCAGTTCGAACACACAACGCCCAATTGTTAGAGGCAGCTGGAGGGCGCTTTAGCAGGGCCGATTCGATCCGACTTGAACGCACATCGGATCATTATGCTATTAATCTATTCCACCGAGCCAGAATCGCTTCTTCGCCATGGTCAACCCAATCACTAGATGCCATCAAGGCCATACGGGATGAAGTGAACGAGTGGAATCCGGCAGGACGGCCATTTATCCGTACCCGTGTGGTTGTATATGACGATCCGGAGACTGTCAAAACTTATTTACTTGGTATTCTATCCTTCCGTTTGGAGGATGATTCGACACTACAGATTCAAATCGATCATGCAAGAAATCGTGCCTCACGGCAGGATGAGGATAAAACATGGGTAGCCGTAGCGCAGATATTAAATGTTCTTCAATCTGCCCGAACAGACGATCCCGACGGCGCGATTCGACATTTTTATGAAGGCATCATCCCTCTACCGTCCTACTGGTATTCGTTTGATTCACCCCTGACCACCCAGGATTTCAGCCGCCTCGTAATCGCCAACTTGTTGTTTGAACAAGGGCGATTCGAGGATGCTCTACCCTGGTATGTTTCTTTATTCGATGGGTGGGACACAGATGCGCTCATCTATGCCGCCCCTGTTTATTACCAGCGCGCGCGTACCCTCGAAGAACTGGGTAATCCAACCGAAGCGATCACCTATTACACCCTATTTATGGAGTTCTGGAAGGATGCCGAACCAGGCTTACGCCCCATGGTGGCGGATGCGGAGCGTCGACTTGAGTATTTGTATCAGGGGATGACCAGCGAAGCCAGATAATTGGCTTTGTCACAATGAGGCCGGCTACTCCTGAATGGCCCCGGAAGTGGCCATTCAGGATTTAGGCCATTGTCTGGCTCTTACTGCCGGTTTATTGCCCGAGATACACTACCGACTTCGCGGCGATCGGTGCGCCGTCTACCGTTACCCGAACGAAGTAGACCCCGGCCGGCACATCGCCGCCATCCCAGCTCACGCGGTGGGCCCCTGCCGAAAGCATACCCCGCTCAAGGTCAAGTACTTTCTGGCCGAGCACATTATACAGTGCGACGGCGACCTCCCGGGTTACTGGCAAATTGAGGTCGATCGTGAGCCGGCGAGCGAATGGGTTTGGAAAGAGCGCGAAGTCGACTTCTGACTGCAGGGGCTGGCCGATCACACCCGTGGCCACATCCGGCATGGGGTTACGCGCAAAAAAAGCAAAGATTTCAGCGCTCGCGTCGATGTCCTGATTCACAAACCCCAGGAAGTCCGGCCACTCGCCTCCTGGAAACGATCCGCTTGGCCAGGTATGTCCCCCGTTTAGGACGTTATAATATTTGGTTTCGACGCCGTCACAGTCCGGATAATCATACAGACGCACCGTACTGCTATCATCCGATACGGCATCCTCGATGTCAGTTACGATGGGTTCGGATGCACATCCGTTCTTATCCGCCCAAAAAGCGATAGTCTCCTGAGGGTCGAGGAAAATGTATTCCCCATTTTTCCATTCCGCGCCCTCCGGTGGCCAGAAGAGGTCCTCCGTACCATGGATAAGCATGGCAGCTATCGGTCGAGGCGGCTCGCACGTCGCCCTATAGGCTTCATCGATCGGTCCGCCCACGCCGGCCACCGATGCGATCCGATCCGATAGATCACAGGCCAGCTTCCAGAGC is a genomic window containing:
- a CDS encoding serine/threonine-protein kinase, with translation MAQSQRDRIKALFEQALDLPMPARAAFLEDSCAGDAELRKELESLLIHAEGAPDYLDRLAADVLPGDRLFIAPADSADPLIGQRIAHYNVLQRLGAGGMGVVYKAMDTRLDRVVALKFLTHPLNIEAEARQRFVREAKTASSLDHPNIGTVYEINETDDGRLYIAMAFYDGETLKETIARGPLSIEDARNYACQMAEGMTKAHGANIIHRDIKPANVIITSGGVIKIVDFGLAKMSGVDPLTRTGTTMGTAAYMSPEQIRGEKADHRSDLWSLGVILYEMIAGTRPFQENYESALVYSIVHTEPDDLSLLRKDVPESMVSLVKTLLQKDPASRVSLASDILPTLRSDTAETRHLETPPRVARNPVILTATGVVLAAFFVLFWWVGRNGTPKADGATTPALNMAKIAIIPFDVREDEFSNLREDMVEVVHLAIQNSEEVSSVDPNTMFVYTAGDSMVSKDPVRASAFARSVGAGWYVLGRISQLDDHIQVIPRLYRTSGEGSFDLAIISMQHVDQIRHVADTLAQRIVGTVLDRPDIRIASFASQSTSSPIAFRHFLRGQHFFKEKQYEEAAEAFELALTTDSTFALAAFQYAQNYFYLYQDDVDFQQRLYRQAERHLDKLPIALRWLVQAEVSAFAHGELNKAEPLYRKYLSKYPDDGYALITFGDFLFHFNPLRGRSVSEAKEYLEKGYRIVRSDQDDALLHLGFFAVRENDMQRYLWVTTQADSIRGTQEEEGIFHLPLYRDMIQTKPEERGPMIDILAQVPDNLLTQALYLSARDIPGSIRSNIFNPEPVRTHNAQLLEAAGGRFSRADSIRLERTSDHYAINLFHRARIASSPWSTQSLDAIKAIRDEVNEWNPAGRPFIRTRVVVYDDPETVKTYLLGILSFRLEDDSTLQIQIDHARNRASRQDEDKTWVAVAQILNVLQSARTDDPDGAIRHFYEGIIPLPSYWYSFDSPLTTQDFSRLVIANLLFEQGRFEDALPWYVSLFDGWDTDALIYAAPVYYQRARTLEELGNPTEAITYYTLFMEFWKDAEPGLRPMVADAERRLEYLYQGMTSEAR